The nucleotide window AAACCGGTCGCCTGGACCGGCGTGATGGCTGTGAAGTCCGGCGACCAAATTCAAACCTCCGCGCAAAACGGCGCGACCGTGGCGTACCTGAAGGAACCCACAACCCTCGAACTGAATTCCGGGACTCGGCTGCGTTTGGAGAGAACCAATGCGGCCCATCGGCTCGAATTGTCCCAGGGAACTCTCACTGCCAAAGTCGCGCCCCAACCCAAAGGGCACCCGATGCTGATCCTGACGCCTCACGCCGAAGCCATCGTTATGGGCACGGAGTTTCTCCTGGCCGTGGACGCTCAAGCCAGCCGCCTGGAAGTGTTGGATGGAACCGTGCAGTTCGTGAATCGCGAGGACGGCAAATCGGCGTTGGTGACGGGAGGTTTCTTCGCGACCGCATCCAAAGGAGTCGAGATGGCGGCGCGCTCGCTGCTGGAGGATCCCTGGCATTCCCAGGACATTGGCGAAGTGGGATTGGCCGGCGCCGCGCGTTTGGAAGGGAATCGCTGCACCGCCAAAGGCGCGGGACGAAACACGTGCCTGACCAAGGACCAGTTCCATTTCGTGTACCAAGACCTGGAGGGCGACGGGGAGGTCGTGGCGCGCATCGTGGACCTGGAGATGTCCCATCCGGGAGGCAAAGCGGGCGTAGTGATCCGGGAAAGCCTCAAAACCGCGGCCCCGCACGCGTTTCTGTTTTTGCGGCCCGACGGCAATGTGGAGTTTGAGCATCGGCCCGCGATTGAAAGCAAATCCGATCGCGTGGGCCATGAAGGCGCGCCGCACTGGTTGCGCCTGGCGCGCAAGGGCGATTCCATTACGGCTTTTCTATCGCCCGACGGCCAGCGGTGGACCAGGGCCGGCGCGGTCCGAATCAAGATGAGCAAGCGCATTTACATCGGCCTTGGCGTGACGTCGTGGGACAACGCGTCGCTGGGGACGTCCGTCTTCGACAACGTGCGTGTGCTGGCATCATCTCGCTAACCGGGGACAAACAATCGAGTGAATGCGGCAAACCTTGAACCCTGAAATCGAAATCAAAGAAACATGAAACAAAACTTAAACCTGGAGCGCCGCCGCTTCATCAAGACGTTCGCTTTTGCGACCGCATACTCCGCCTTGCTGGGCAAGACCTGGACCGACACGCTGGCCTCAGAAATCAGAACCCTCTCGGTGTCCACCACCGGCACGCTGCGCTTGAAGCTCAGCAGTTTTCCGGCCCTGCAAAACGAATCCGGCTCAGTCCGGCTGGCGTTGAATCCGTTGCGAGCCGATCTGATGCCAGACGGGCAATTCTACCCGGTGATCATCAATCGCGGTCCCAACAACACGTTCTTCGCCCTCAATTCTCGCTGCACGCATCAGCAATGCACGGTCGATCCGATGAATGCCTTCACCAACCAAATGTTGTGCCAGTGTCACGGATCGATCTTCGGGATTGATGGCCGGCGCATTTCCGGTCTGGCAAGCGGCGCGCTCAGCAAATACACGATCCAATTCGACGGGAGCGATCTGTTGCAGGTGCAAATTCCCAGTCTGGGTTACTCCATCACCGGCTCGAATGTTCAGCCGGCCGGGGGCGGAAATCCTCGCTTCCGCTTGGACTTTCGCGCGCTGCGCAAAGTCGAATATGAAGTGCTCTATCGCGAGTCGCTGGACAAGGAGGCCGCGCCGGCTTCCTTTTCCCCAACGGCAGATGGCGCCGCCGACCAGACGACTTTCAGCTCTGCGACCACGGCCAACGTGAGCCTGTTCGTAGAGCGAAAATCCTCGGCCGGATTTTACATGATCGCCGTCCGCGTCAGTGAAATCTAAGAGCGCTTTTTGAAAATGCCTTTTGAATGGAACAGGCCACTGGCCTGTTGCGGCAGGCTACCAGCCTGCCGCAATGTTCGGCGGCAAGTTGCCGCCGAAAACGGGCTGGTAGCCCGTTCCACCCATTTTCAAAACACGCTCTAAACGAAACCTCATCATCACAAATATCAAACCATGAAGAGAACATTCCTCCTCGTCGCGAGCCTTGCTCTCGCCACGTTCACCACCACGGCCCAAGATTGGGCCAAAGCCCGTCTTGAAAAATCCCCGCGCCATCTGGAGTGGGTGAAAATCAAACAAGGCAACCGAGAAGTGAACAGCTTCATCGCGTTTCCCGAAGTCAAAGAAAAGGCCACCGCCGTCGTCGTTATCCACGAAATCTTTGGCCTCACGGATTGGGTGCGTGGCGTCGCGGATCAACTGGCGGAGGCAGGTTACATCGCCATCGCGCCGGATCTTCTTTCCGGCAGTGCGCCGGGTGGCGGCGGCACCGCCGAACTCGGCGCCGGTGATGCGGTTCGCAAGGCCATTTCATCGTTGCCGCCGGACCAAATCACAGCCGACCTCAATGCGGTGGTGGATTACGTGGCCAAATTGGCGGCCTGCAACGGCAAGGTCGCCGTCGGCGGCTTTTGCTGGGGCGGCGGGCAAACGTTCCGTTTCGCCACCAACAACAAAATCATCAAAGCCGGCTTCGCGTTCTATGGCGCCGGGCCGGAGAATGCGGATGACCTTGCCCGCATCAACTGCCCGATCTATGGTTTCTACGGCGGAAACGACGCGCGCGTCAACGCCACCATCCCAAAATCGTCCGAGCTGATGAAGAAAGCGGGCAAGACTTACGATCCGGTGACCTACGAAGGCGCGGGCCACGGTTTCATGCGCGCCGGCGAAGATCCGAGCGGGAATGCCGCCAACAAGAAGGCGCGCGAGGAAGCCTGGACGCGCTGGAAGAATTTGTTGAAGAAAATCTAAAAGTAGGGCAGGCATCCTTGCCGGCCCAATCCTTGAAGCTCAAAGCTTAAAGTGATCAGTCATCAGTAGTCAGCAGTCAGTTATCAGTAGTTAGTCAGTGATCGGTCACGAGTTCGCTGAAAAATGCAAAAACCCCAAAACCAAACCGCTATGAAGAACCCAAGATATTCAACCCTCAAGCTCGCCGCACTCCTGGTCGCGGCGGCGTTGGTGAGCACCCTCTCCATTCAAATGCTCCGCGCCGCCGCCGCCAAACCGAAATTCACCATCAAGGACGTCATGCAGAAACTCCACAAAGGCGATGACAGCGTCCTCCGGCGTGTTTCCGACGGTCACGGCACGAAGGAAGATTTGGCCAAGCTCGTGGAATACTATGAGTCGTTGCCGCTCTGCACGCCCGAACGTGGCGAAAAGACGAGTTGGAACCAGAAATCCACCGCTCTGTTGAAGGCCGCCAAGGCGCTCAAAAGCGGAGAAGCCGGCGCACTGGATGGCTTCAAGAAAGCCGTGAACTGCAAAGCGTGCCACAGCTTGCATCGGCCGCCGCAAAAGTAATCGATCCGCTTTGACCAGAACCATGAATACCTTGACTTCCTACCCTCCGCCTAGCCGCCGCCAGTTTCTCCGCGACCTGAGCTTCGGTACCGCCTTGTTCACCGTGCCCGGGCTCTTTGCCGATGAACTCGTCCGCACGCACCCGCAAACCGAAGGGCCGTTCTATCCCGACAAATTGCCCCTCGACACCGACAACGACCTCCTCGTCATCAATGACACCACCACGCCTGCCCTCGGCGAAGTCACCTGGCTGAACGGACGCGTGCTCGACGCGCGCGGACAACCGATACGCAACGCGCTCGTTGAAATCTGGCAGTGCGATCACAACGGCGCTTATCTCCACAGCGGCACCAGCAATCGCGAGAAACGCGACACGCATTTCCAGGGCTTCGGGCGGTTCCTCACCGGTTCCTCCGGCGAGTATCTGTTTCGCACGATCAAGCCCGTGCCTTATCCAGGCCGCTGCCCGCACATTCATTTCGCGATCAAGATGAAGGGCCGCAAGGAACTGGTCACGCAGTGCTACATCGAAGGCCATCCCGGCAACGAGAAGGACGGCATTTACCGGAGCATCAAAGACCAGCAAGCGCGGAAGTCGATCACCGTTCCATTTATCCCAATGCCGAATTCTCGCATCGGCGAACTCACCGCCCGCTTCGACATCGTGATGGGATTGACGCCGGAAGCGTGATGTGGAAGCAACCAGCGCCTCGAAGACGCATGAAGAGCCCCTGCTATTCCGGCGCGCCTCCCAGAAATCAGCTGCGAGTAATTTGAGTTCCCTCCCCTTGAGGGAAGTAATGTGTTTAGCGTGGTAGGGACGGATTCCACTCCGTCCCAAATCAAGCCTTGAGACAGGCCGCCGCCCAGGAAGAGACGATGGGCCAACGGAGGCTCCAGGTTTTTCCGTGGCCCGTCCCTCTCTTCAAGACACGCCTCCAGGATTAGACCGGGACGGAGTGGAATCCGTCCCTACCAACGCTAAACAGATACTGAGGGAGAGGGAGTAAGGTGTCTCGCGTTGGAACACACCATAAATACTCGCCAAACTGCCTCCGCCCTCGGATATTCCGCTGCGGCCATTGATATGCCGACCGCTCCATCAGACGCCATCGCCAGGGAGAAACGTTTCGACTGGCCGCTTTGTTACGACGCGGAGAACTTCGTCCAGGCACAAATCCAGGCTTTCCTCGCCTGTAACGCCTTCGCCGCCGAACTCTCGGAACGCATGCGCGCCGAAACCGGCACGCTGATGAGCGATTGGGTGGATTACCTGGTCGTGCCAGCCCCGGCCGAAGCGCAGTTTCGGACGGCTGGCTTCACCGACGATCCGCTGGGCGAGACGGAGGCAAACACGCAGCAGGCGCTTTGGCATCCGGAAGCGGTGCTCCCGCGCGTGATTCTCGATCGCTCCGTCTCGCATGCCGCGCCGCCTTCCACACTGGCCATGCGCGTGGACAGCGTTTCGGATTTCATGGCCGCTCACCGGATTGACCGAGAGCCGGAAGGAGCGCCGCGGTCTCGGTTTCGCCGCGTTGCAGTGTCGGAGGAAAACGGATTTCGCTTGGAAGCCGTCGAGCGGCATGGGTATCGCGGCTTCGTGTCTGGCGAACCAAAGCCGGTGCAGATTGTGGCCGTCCTCAAAGCTCAAGAACTTTGGAAAACGCGGCGCCGAGCTTTTGAGGATGACGTGGAAGGTTTCCGCCACGCGCACGCCTTGCTGGATCGCGTGATCGAGTTGGTGGGCCGCAACCTCGCTTGCCATGTCGTTTTTGCCGAAGAACGCGCGTATTGGCAGCGCCGCAACCGCGCCGCCCAAATTCAGAAACGCCGCCAGGATCGGCTCGGCCTGGGCTGGGCCAATCACGATCACCACACGTTCCGCAGTTCGCGCGCCCATTTTGTCGATCTGATGCGCATCCTGGATAAGCTCGGTTTTGAGCGGCGCGAGCGTTATTACGCCGGTGCACAGGCCGGTTGGGGCGCGCAAATTCTGGAACACCCGGTGGAGCCGGTCGTCGCGTTCTGCGACGTCGATCTGGAGCCCGAGGAGACCGAGATCGACTTTTCTCGTCAGTCTTTGCCGCTTTCCAGAAAACTGGGGACGATCGGCCTGTGGGTCGGGCTGCATGGCGAAAGCTTTCTCGCCGCGGGCATGCATCACCTCGAATGCCGCTTCGATCACAACTTGCTGCGCGACCAACTCGCCTCCGAAGGGGTCGCCACCATGAAACCGTTCTCGGATTTGCCGTTCCTCAAGCAGGCCTTCACGGAAGGCGAGCGCTGGCCCGTGCGCCGGGAACGCGCGGAGCGCCTTCGCCACGCAGGCTTGATCGACGAGAGCCAGTTCAAGCAGTTCGCGAAGGAAGGCGCGATCGGCAGCCACCTGGAAAACCTCCAACGCAAAGGCGGTTTCAAAGGGTTCAATCAGAAGTCGGTGAGCGTGATCATCGAAGCGACCGATCCGCGCCGGCACGTGGCTTGAGTTCAAGGTTCAAAGTTCAAAGTTCAAAGTTCAAAGTTTGATGCTGGATTTGACGTTTGGGTAGGTGAGTTCGGCCCGCGAAAATCACGAGAGGCACCAAAAGACAACGTGTTAGCGCATCCAGAACCGGGTGAGTGATGAGAATTGCCTCGGCAACGCGCTTTAATTCGTGCGGATCGTGTGTTTCGCGGGCCTGCTCGCTCTTTTCATGAACCAGACGGTAGGGCGAGCCTGTCCCCAGCGAGCCGTGTCGGACGTGTTCTGCGCACGTCGAGAGGCTCGCCGGGGCGGACTCGCCCTACCGGGGTTCATGGGCTCTCGATCGGATCGCTTTACGCTTCACGTTTTGCGTTTTACGGCCCAGTCTCAAACCACTCCCCTGGCGAAACCGTCCTCCCGGTCTCGGCGGAACGGTAGCACGCGAACACCGCCGCGACGTTCTGCAAGTAGTCTTCGCCTTCGGACTCGCTGCGCTGACCGGACTGCAAGCAATTCACCAGATGTTCCTGGGTGGCTTTGACGCTGTCGCCTTTGTAACCCTCGCCGGGCGCCGGAAATTCGTGCCGGACTTCTTCCTGGCCATACGCAGTCAGCCAGAGCTGGCCGTCCGGAGATAAACGAATTGCGGCGCGATCGCCTTCAAGCCGGAAGGCGCCCAGCGTCACATCGACCGGGACACGCCCGCTGAACCGATTCGCGTCGATGAGTCCCTGGACACCGCTGTGAAACTTCATTTGCACGAGCGCGTAGTCCTCGCCTTTGATCAGCGGATTCACGCGCGCCGTCTGGCAGGAGACCGTCGCGATCTCGCCCACCAGGTAGCGGAAGGTATCGACGAAGTGCACGACGACCTCGTAAAGGATGAATTGCGGCATGTCGCGGAAATACGGCTGCACGGTGTAAGGCTGGGCGCCGCGGCCGTCTCCGGTGCGCATGTGAAACGCAATGTGGAACGGTTTGCCGAGGGTTCCGGCTTCGAGCAGACGTTTGATCTCGCGGTACCACGGTTGCCAGCGCCAGTTCTCGTGCAAAAGCAGACGGACGCTGGCGTCGTTGCAAACTTTGACCATGGCCCGGCATTCGTCCCACGTCGGAGCCATGGGCTTTTGGCAGATGGCGTTCGCGCCATGGCGCGCGGCCAGCGTCACCAGTTCCAAATGCGCTTCGGGCCGCGTGGCGATATCGACGAAGTCCGGTTTCTCTGTCGCGAGCATCGCGGCGGGGTCCGTGTAAGCGGACGGAATTCCCCAGCGCTCGGCGAATTCGTTGGCGCGGCCGGGAAGGGCATCGGCCACCGCCGTAATCTTCGCAGTCGGGATGCGGTTCCAGCCTTCCGCTTGAAATTGCGCAAAGTAACCCGCGCCGATCATTACGCCTTTGAGGGGAGTCATGCGTGGGCGATCAAAACGGCTGAATCGGTTTTACACCTATGGATCACTTGCCTTTGCTCGCGAGGATCTCTCGCGCCCAAGCGGCCTCCTCGTCGGGCAACGGAAGACTGAGCGATTTGGCGTAGTTGATCGCCGACGCATACCGGCCCCGTTCGTAGCAGGCGTCGATCAGGAGTTGCAGATCCAGGGCAACATCCGGGTCGGTGCGGCGCAAGGGCACCCGGATCGTGGGAAGGCGCTCGCGCAGCGGCAGAACGTAGAATTCGTGGCGACTCCACCAGGGCGGCCGTGTCACGCAGGCATGATAGCAGACGCGGCCAGGCGGCACCGGTTTGAGCAGAGAGCGGTCGGGCAAAATCCAAGTGCCCCCGCGCAACAAGTCGATCTCGACGATGCTGATGCCACCCCGCAAGTAATCGTTCCGCTTTCGGCGCCAGTTCAGAACGGCGTCGAGGTCCGCCTTGTTGGAAGGCGAAAGCACTTCAATCGCGGTGATGACGTGCGCGCGGCTATCCACGATCACCAGGCGGCGGAGGACTTCTTCACCGAAGTCCACAATCGTGGGTTCCGCCGCCGTGACCGTTGCGCCTTCCTGCCCCAAGACCGGTCCTGAGGGCCGGTCCCACGATTCGGCAATCGCCACATCGGGCAAGTAAGTGCGCGCTTTTTCCTCTTCGGCCGCGATGGCCAGCCGCTCATCGACGCGCGCCTGGAGACCGGCCGGCAGTTCGAGGTTCAGTTGATCGCAAGCGTAAACCAGGATCTTGGCATGGACGTCCTGCCAGAATTCCTCCAGCCACGGGTTCATGCCTGGAA belongs to Verrucomicrobiota bacterium and includes:
- a CDS encoding intradiol ring-cleavage dioxygenase; the protein is MNTLTSYPPPSRRQFLRDLSFGTALFTVPGLFADELVRTHPQTEGPFYPDKLPLDTDNDLLVINDTTTPALGEVTWLNGRVLDARGQPIRNALVEIWQCDHNGAYLHSGTSNREKRDTHFQGFGRFLTGSSGEYLFRTIKPVPYPGRCPHIHFAIKMKGRKELVTQCYIEGHPGNEKDGIYRSIKDQQARKSITVPFIPMPNSRIGELTARFDIVMGLTPEA
- a CDS encoding DUF4058 family protein, whose protein sequence is MRTNGFDATTFSVKNPFPGMNPWLEEFWQDVHAKILVYACDQLNLELPAGLQARVDERLAIAAEEEKARTYLPDVAIAESWDRPSGPVLGQEGATVTAAEPTIVDFGEEVLRRLVIVDSRAHVITAIEVLSPSNKADLDAVLNWRRKRNDYLRGGISIVEIDLLRGGTWILPDRSLLKPVPPGRVCYHACVTRPPWWSRHEFYVLPLRERLPTIRVPLRRTDPDVALDLQLLIDACYERGRYASAINYAKSLSLPLPDEEAAWAREILASKGK
- a CDS encoding dienelactone hydrolase family protein, with protein sequence MKRTFLLVASLALATFTTTAQDWAKARLEKSPRHLEWVKIKQGNREVNSFIAFPEVKEKATAVVVIHEIFGLTDWVRGVADQLAEAGYIAIAPDLLSGSAPGGGGTAELGAGDAVRKAISSLPPDQITADLNAVVDYVAKLAACNGKVAVGGFCWGGGQTFRFATNNKIIKAGFAFYGAGPENADDLARINCPIYGFYGGNDARVNATIPKSSELMKKAGKTYDPVTYEGAGHGFMRAGEDPSGNAANKKAREEAWTRWKNLLKKI
- a CDS encoding Rieske (2Fe-2S) protein; this translates as MKQNLNLERRRFIKTFAFATAYSALLGKTWTDTLASEIRTLSVSTTGTLRLKLSSFPALQNESGSVRLALNPLRADLMPDGQFYPVIINRGPNNTFFALNSRCTHQQCTVDPMNAFTNQMLCQCHGSIFGIDGRRISGLASGALSKYTIQFDGSDLLQVQIPSLGYSITGSNVQPAGGGNPRFRLDFRALRKVEYEVLYRESLDKEAAPASFSPTADGAADQTTFSSATTANVSLFVERKSSAGFYMIAVRVSEI
- a CDS encoding Gfo/Idh/MocA family oxidoreductase, with protein sequence MTPLKGVMIGAGYFAQFQAEGWNRIPTAKITAVADALPGRANEFAERWGIPSAYTDPAAMLATEKPDFVDIATRPEAHLELVTLAARHGANAICQKPMAPTWDECRAMVKVCNDASVRLLLHENWRWQPWYREIKRLLEAGTLGKPFHIAFHMRTGDGRGAQPYTVQPYFRDMPQFILYEVVVHFVDTFRYLVGEIATVSCQTARVNPLIKGEDYALVQMKFHSGVQGLIDANRFSGRVPVDVTLGAFRLEGDRAAIRLSPDGQLWLTAYGQEEVRHEFPAPGEGYKGDSVKATQEHLVNCLQSGQRSESEGEDYLQNVAAVFACYRSAETGRTVSPGEWFETGP